A stretch of the Acyrthosiphon pisum isolate AL4f chromosome A2, pea_aphid_22Mar2018_4r6ur, whole genome shotgun sequence genome encodes the following:
- the LOC100571501 gene encoding uncharacterized protein LOC100571501 isoform X1, with product MICFYTIVNKMRINKEYDEKTYMVQWFKLYKKSIQDFKTFYFNGTYPFRSFSPKVVQFIFKLADECGMDNTVKYKCVELYDRFLSEYFIYKHKKIYSKHSNKWVQFLKQCKKQSYLRVMSCMQLLSKYAQQSLSLKLKDIKVILERTGRIYTKKNIRYSEAEVLRIVDYKLNEPSIFMLVEYFIEVIPFTTTDSLHSTCLLLTDFVYIYQQELYDRLQYQNTGYRTYTYSEKLELLDIEFDKITTAAAVVVTAFYILNSTDKTNEELCLYLSNVCEKSFDYLLTISTVLISIINSICIE from the exons ATGATATGTTTCTATACTATTGTAAACAAGATGAGAATTAATAAAGAATACGACGAAA aaacgtATATGGTTCAATGGTTTAAATTGTACAAGAAAAGCATTcaagattttaaaacattttattttaacggtACTTACCCATTCAGATCGTTTTCACCAAAagttgtacaatttatatttaaacttgcTGATGAATGTGGTATGGATAACACTGTTAAATACAAATGCGTCGAGTTATATGATAG atttttatctgAATATTTCATTTACAAGCATAAGAAAATCTATAGTAAACATTCAAATAAGTGGGTGCAATTTTTAAAGCAGTGTAAGAAACAATCCTATTTACGAGTTATGTCGTGTATGCAATTGCTGTCCAAGTATGCTCAACAATCATTg AGTCTTAAACTAAAAgatatcaaagttatactagAACGAACCGGgcgtatatatacaaaaaaaaatattcgttattCAGAAGCTGAAGTCTTGCGTATAGTTGATTATaag CTGAATGAACCATCAATATTTATGTTGGTTGAATATTTCATTGAGGTCATCCCATTCACTACTACGGATAGTCTGCATTCTACATGCTTATTGCTGAcagattttgtttatatttatcaacaaGAGCTTTATGATCGGCTACAGTATCAAAATACAGGTTATAGAACCTACACTTACAgtgaaaa ATTGGAACTACTAGACATTGAGTTTGACAAAATAACTACAGCAGCAGCAGTTGTTGTCACAGCTTTTTACATATTGAATTCAACTGATAAAACAAATGAAGAGTTATGTTTGTATCTATCTAATGTATGTGAAAAGTCATTTGACTATCTGTTAACAATTTCAACTGTTCTAATTTCCATCATAAACTCAATTTGCAttgaatga
- the LOC100571501 gene encoding uncharacterized protein LOC100571501 isoform X2 — translation MVQWFKLYKKSIQDFKTFYFNGTYPFRSFSPKVVQFIFKLADECGMDNTVKYKCVELYDRFLSEYFIYKHKKIYSKHSNKWVQFLKQCKKQSYLRVMSCMQLLSKYAQQSLSLKLKDIKVILERTGRIYTKKNIRYSEAEVLRIVDYKLNEPSIFMLVEYFIEVIPFTTTDSLHSTCLLLTDFVYIYQQELYDRLQYQNTGYRTYTYSEKLELLDIEFDKITTAAAVVVTAFYILNSTDKTNEELCLYLSNVCEKSFDYLLTISTVLISIINSICIE, via the exons ATGGTTCAATGGTTTAAATTGTACAAGAAAAGCATTcaagattttaaaacattttattttaacggtACTTACCCATTCAGATCGTTTTCACCAAAagttgtacaatttatatttaaacttgcTGATGAATGTGGTATGGATAACACTGTTAAATACAAATGCGTCGAGTTATATGATAG atttttatctgAATATTTCATTTACAAGCATAAGAAAATCTATAGTAAACATTCAAATAAGTGGGTGCAATTTTTAAAGCAGTGTAAGAAACAATCCTATTTACGAGTTATGTCGTGTATGCAATTGCTGTCCAAGTATGCTCAACAATCATTg AGTCTTAAACTAAAAgatatcaaagttatactagAACGAACCGGgcgtatatatacaaaaaaaaatattcgttattCAGAAGCTGAAGTCTTGCGTATAGTTGATTATaag CTGAATGAACCATCAATATTTATGTTGGTTGAATATTTCATTGAGGTCATCCCATTCACTACTACGGATAGTCTGCATTCTACATGCTTATTGCTGAcagattttgtttatatttatcaacaaGAGCTTTATGATCGGCTACAGTATCAAAATACAGGTTATAGAACCTACACTTACAgtgaaaa ATTGGAACTACTAGACATTGAGTTTGACAAAATAACTACAGCAGCAGCAGTTGTTGTCACAGCTTTTTACATATTGAATTCAACTGATAAAACAAATGAAGAGTTATGTTTGTATCTATCTAATGTATGTGAAAAGTCATTTGACTATCTGTTAACAATTTCAACTGTTCTAATTTCCATCATAAACTCAATTTGCAttgaatga
- the LOC100158743 gene encoding serine palmitoyltransferase 2, which yields MEGSITNLPDIIAIKKKYKVYLYVDEAHSIGALGPNGRGIFDYYNCCPKDVDILMGTFSKSFGSAGGYIAGSQDLIDYLRVNSHASCYATSMAPPVAQVIITSMSMIMGRKHGEEGRKRIIQLASNVKYFRRKLKALGCIVYGNDNSPVIPMLVYMISKVGATVREFNKFNIATVGVGFPATPLLEGRIRFCMSAALSKEQLDEVLDATEKIMNKLGLCYSKKPISNKEILYENPY from the exons ATGGAAGGATCAATTACAAATCTTCCAGATATAattgccattaaaaaaaaatacaaa GTTTATTTATATGTTGACGAGGCTCATAGTATTGGAGCTTTAGGACCAAATGGCCGAGGTATATTCGATTATTATAACTGCTGTCCAAAAGATGTTGATATATTAATGGGCACATTTAGTAAATCATTTGGTTCAGCTGGAGGGTATATAGCTGGCAGtcaa GATTTAATTGACTATTTGAGAGTAAATAGTCATGCTTCATGTTATGCCACATCTATGGCACCACCTGTAGCTCAAGTAATTATAACATCTATGTCAATGATAATGGGAAGAAAACATGGAGAAGAGGGTAGAAAACGAATTATCCAACTAGCAAGTAATGTGAAATATTTCAGAAGGAAACTTAAAGCCTTGGGTTGTATAGTATATGGAAATGACAACTCTCCTGTTATTCCTATGTTGGTGTATATGATATCTAAAGTTGG AGCAACAGTTAGAGagttcaataaatttaatatagctACGGTTGGTGTTGGTTTTCCAGCTACTCCATTACTTGAAG GAAGAATTCGTTTTTGTATGTCAGCTGCTTTGTCAAAGGAACAACTTGAtgaa gtTCTGGATGCCAcggaaaaaataatgaataaactgGGTTTGTGTTATTCTAAAAAACCGATTTCTAACAAAGAAATACTATACGAAAAcccatattaa